From one Planococcus citri chromosome 3, ihPlaCitr1.1, whole genome shotgun sequence genomic stretch:
- the LOC135839451 gene encoding uncharacterized protein LOC135839451, giving the protein MRNLIIVIFTLYLAYSLGLEIPYRNNSLVIIDRLKTPTNFTIPCSDADEVEWIVETTPYAKHFIQVEAPNKTNIVIEEPNQDDGGVYKCVSKKNPNLFMKIVVHVMM; this is encoded by the exons ATGAGAAATTTAATAATTGTTATATTCACGTTATATTTAGCCTATTCCTTGG GTTTGGAAATTCCATACAGAAACAACTCCCTTGTGATAATTGATCGACTTAAAACGCCGACAAACTTTACTATACCTTGTTCTGATGCAGATGAAGTAGAATGGATTGTTGAAACCACCCCTTAT GCCAAACATTTCATTCAAGTGGAGGCGCCAAATAAAACTAATATCGTGATAGAAGAACCTAACCAAGATGATGGCGGTGTTTATAAATGTGTATCCAAAAAGAATCCTAATTTGTTTATGAAGATTGTCGTTCACGTTATGA TGTAA